Proteins from a genomic interval of Beijerinckia indica subsp. indica ATCC 9039:
- a CDS encoding tRNA (cytidine(34)-2'-O)-methyltransferase — translation MSFDREREDGERPEAKPSLMLALYQPDIPQNCGTMLRLCACLGVEAAIIEPAGFPVSDRHFRRAGMDYLDQVALSRHVSFTAFRAWQIETGRRLVLLSTKASQPYTDFTFRPDDILLMGRESAGVPEAVHASADARVVIPLRPPMRSLNVAVAAAMVLGEALRQVGALAKVMDAPRASL, via the coding sequence ATGTCTTTTGATAGGGAGCGCGAGGATGGCGAGAGGCCAGAGGCGAAACCAAGCTTGATGCTCGCGCTCTATCAGCCTGATATTCCACAAAATTGCGGGACCATGCTGCGGCTTTGCGCCTGCCTCGGTGTCGAAGCGGCAATTATTGAGCCGGCCGGCTTTCCGGTGAGCGATCGCCATTTTCGCCGCGCTGGCATGGATTATCTCGATCAAGTCGCCCTGTCGCGGCATGTCTCCTTTACGGCTTTTCGCGCCTGGCAAATCGAAACCGGACGCCGCCTCGTGCTGCTGTCCACCAAGGCATCGCAGCCCTATACGGATTTTACCTTTCGGCCGGATGATATTCTGCTCATGGGACGCGAATCGGCAGGCGTGCCCGAAGCGGTCCATGCGAGCGCCGATGCCCGTGTGGTGATTCCGCTGCGGCCTCCGATGCGCTCCCTGAATGTCGCGGTGGCCGCCGCCATGGTTCTGGGCGAGGCCTTGCGGCAAGTGGGAGCCCTTGCAAAGGTCATGGACGCGCCAAGAGCCTCACTCTGA
- a CDS encoding cytochrome b, which translates to MSGSSTYVPKSGLARWFESRLPIVGLIHSSFIVFPTPRNLNYWWTFGGILTFMLVAQIVTGVVLVMHYTPETTLAFASVEHIMRDVNYGWLLRYAHANGASMFFIAVYIHMLRGLYYGSYKAPREVLWIIGVIIYLLMMATGFMGYVLPWGQMSFWGATVITSLFSAIPFVGDTITTWLWGGFAVDNPTLNRFFSLHYLLPFMIAGVVVLHIWALHVPGSNNPAGLDVKTPKDTLPFHPYFTIKDGFGLVCFLVFFSWWVFYVPNYLGHADNYIEANPMQTPAHIVPEWYYLPFYAILRSIPSKLGGVIAMFSAILVFAFLPWLDTSRVRSAAYRPVYRFFFWVFVVCALLLGYIGAQPPEGGYVLAGQLLTAYYFLHFLVILPLIGLFETPRELPASIADAVLGKHEVAATASATTH; encoded by the coding sequence ATGAGCGGATCTTCAACTTATGTCCCGAAAAGCGGCCTGGCTCGATGGTTCGAGAGCCGGCTTCCGATCGTGGGATTGATACATTCCTCGTTCATCGTCTTTCCGACGCCGCGCAATCTCAATTATTGGTGGACGTTCGGCGGCATCTTGACCTTCATGCTGGTCGCGCAGATCGTGACCGGTGTCGTGCTGGTCATGCATTATACGCCGGAAACGACCCTGGCCTTCGCCTCCGTCGAACATATCATGCGCGACGTGAACTATGGCTGGCTGCTGCGTTATGCCCATGCCAACGGCGCCTCGATGTTCTTCATCGCCGTTTATATCCACATGCTGCGCGGGCTTTATTATGGCTCCTATAAGGCGCCGCGCGAGGTTTTGTGGATCATCGGCGTGATCATCTATCTGTTGATGATGGCCACCGGCTTCATGGGTTATGTGCTTCCCTGGGGTCAGATGAGCTTCTGGGGCGCCACCGTCATCACCAGCCTGTTCTCGGCGATTCCCTTCGTCGGTGATACGATCACCACTTGGCTGTGGGGCGGTTTCGCGGTCGATAATCCGACGCTCAACCGGTTCTTCTCGCTGCATTACCTGCTGCCCTTCATGATCGCCGGCGTTGTCGTCCTGCATATCTGGGCCTTGCATGTTCCTGGCTCGAACAATCCGGCGGGTCTCGACGTCAAAACCCCCAAGGACACACTGCCCTTCCATCCCTATTTCACCATCAAGGATGGGTTCGGCCTCGTCTGCTTCCTGGTCTTCTTCTCCTGGTGGGTCTTCTATGTGCCGAATTATCTCGGCCATGCGGACAATTACATCGAAGCCAACCCGATGCAGACGCCCGCCCATATCGTGCCGGAATGGTATTATCTGCCCTTCTACGCGATCCTGCGGTCGATTCCCTCCAAGCTCGGCGGCGTCATCGCGATGTTCAGCGCGATCCTGGTCTTCGCCTTCCTGCCCTGGCTCGATACGTCGCGGGTTCGCTCCGCCGCTTATCGTCCGGTCTACCGCTTCTTCTTCTGGGTCTTCGTCGTCTGCGCCCTGCTGCTTGGCTATATCGGCGCCCAGCCCCCGGAAGGCGGTTATGTGCTCGCTGGCCAGCTTCTCACCGCTTATTATTTCTTGCACTTCCTGGTGATTCTGCCGCTGATCGGCCTGTTCGAGACGCCGCGTGAACTGCCTGCGTCCATCGCGGATGCCGTCCTCGGCAAACACGAGGTTGCCGCAACGGCCAGTGCGACCACACACTAA
- the petA gene encoding ubiquinol-cytochrome c reductase iron-sulfur subunit, with product MATATIDAPTRRDFLFIATGAMGVVAAGSVLWPLIDQMNPDASTLAAATTEVDIGNIAEGQIVTVKWRGKPVFVRHRTKKEISDAEAVPVSELRDPQTDQSRVQKPEWLVVIGICTHLGCVPIGHEGQYEGWFCPCHGSVYDTSGRIRQGPAPLNLAVPAYRFVSDTKISIG from the coding sequence TTGGCCACCGCGACGATCGACGCACCGACCCGTAGGGATTTTCTCTTCATCGCGACCGGCGCCATGGGCGTCGTGGCAGCAGGCTCTGTTCTCTGGCCCTTGATTGATCAGATGAACCCTGATGCTTCGACCCTCGCCGCGGCAACGACGGAAGTGGATATTGGCAATATTGCCGAAGGCCAGATCGTGACCGTTAAATGGCGCGGCAAGCCGGTTTTCGTCCGTCACCGCACCAAAAAGGAAATTTCCGACGCCGAGGCCGTGCCGGTTTCCGAATTGCGCGATCCGCAGACCGATCAGTCCCGCGTCCAGAAGCCCGAATGGCTGGTCGTGATCGGCATTTGCACGCATCTTGGTTGTGTTCCGATCGGTCATGAAGGCCAGTACGAAGGCTGGTTCTGCCCCTGCCATGGTTCGGTCTATGACACTTCCGGCCGCATCCGTCAGGGGCCGGCGCCTCTGAATCTCGCGGTGCCGGCTTATCGCTTCGTCAGCGACACCAAGATTTCGATCGGCTGA